Genomic segment of Cytobacillus suaedae:
GTAGGAATAGTTACACCGCTCCTGAAATATACTTCGCTTTCCGCGGGAAGCAGGCAAGCCTCCTCGTGCTAAGCACTGCGGGGTCTAGCCATTGCTTTTCATCCCGCAGGAGTCTACGTATATTTCATCCGCTAAACTATTGCTTTGTTCGAAATTTTAGTTAAAGACTTATGTTATGTCCCAGCCTCTTAAAAGATTATTGTATTCCACCTACTTATTAATTCTCCTTCCACTATAATTAGACAAAAAATCACTCTTCTTTCCGGTAATAGCGACTCCTAATGAAACTCTAGTATCTGCTACGACCATAAACAACACTGTACCAAGTGCCAAATGAATAACTGCCCAAGGAATACTAATATTCGTAATAACTGTGAATACACCGCTTAGTAATTGAATGAGAATAATGAATGAAGCTATAAATAAACGGCTCTGTAACACTCTCCCCCATTTTCTCCAATATGAATAACCTGTTAATAGTAGTATGTAAGCTACAGTAATAAATGCAACCCATCTATGTAACGTTTGAAATAGTTGCGGACCGGTAGTAGGCAGCCACGAATCTTCACAAGCAAACCATTCACACGCTAACCCATAATGCATATGTTTTATATAAGCTCCTAATCCAATTGTCACTAACACTAAAACCAATACTAGGTTTAGACTATGAATCATTGTTTTTTGGTGTGTAATGTTTTCAAACGTCCCACTTCTTTGGTTAATTCGATAAATCCATAGCAAGCTAAACATAAAAAGCATAGCCGTTAGAAGATGGGTAGTAACAACAATCGTTGGTAAGTCCAAAATGACTACTACAGCACCTGCAAGAACTTGAAATGTAAGTATACCTATCATCCAATTACCCGCAGCCCGCAAACGATCAGTATTCAATTTGCGAATTAGTCTATATAAGATAACAGCAATTAATACAAGAAATAAACCTATGACACGATGGGCAAACTCAATTAGGGTATCGCCTTTTAATTCTGGAATCACCTCACCATTACATAATGGCCACTCTGGGCCACAGCCCATTCCTGACTCGGATGAAGCAACATATCCTCCAAATACAATTAGTATGTACGTTACAATGATTGAAAGTAAGACTACTCGTTTAATAGTAATAAATAACACCCCTTTTGGAAATTTATCAATATTCTAACAATATAAAGAGGCATACTAAGTGAGCCTAGTCACTTAGTGCTGTTATTAATTTAAACCGAGCCACTTAGTTCCCTAAAGATGATTAAGATTATTTTTAGTTCTCTTTAACTCTATTTAACATAAGAGACTTCATCTTTCAATTTTATAATTTCTTTTTCATAAAAACATTTGTATAATTTAGAAGGACATCCATACTAAATAATGGAATATATAAAGATAGAATGTAGTTTAAGGAAGGTTTTATTGAATGCTTAGTGATTTAGTTATTAATATATCTATTTTAATGTCCTTCACTTTTATATGGCATCAGCTATTTAGACATAATCGACTTACTATGAACTCTCCATTAAGGATTAAAATACTAGATGGCTTAATCGCAGGTTTATTAGGAATTATTTTGATGCACTACAGTATACAAGTAAATAATATTACTATTTTAGACTTAAGGCATATTCCGGTGATTTTAGTTGCATTCTTTGGTGGCTTTATACCGACTCTAGTATCAGTAATTGTTATTTCAATAGGTAGATTCCTAATTGCATATAACTTCTCTTCAGTCGTTTCTTTATTTATGATGTTTACAATTGCCTTTGGTGCTAGTTTTATATCTACAAGACTCAAACTCACTCCTTGGATAAAGTGGATGCTTCTACTGGTTTATAGTCAAACGATCTTTTCCTTGGCATTATATATTGTTGTTGATGACTTTAATGAAGTGTTAGACTATGCCTTTTACCATGTAATATCAACTATGGTCGGTGGAACATTAATTTACCATTTTGTAAACTACATCAGATTAAACAGCGAACTATATATTAAATATAAAGAAAGCTCTCAAAGGGACTCATTAACTGGACTGTTTAATGTTCGATCGTTTGATTATTATTACAATTCCATTTTGACAAAAACGATGGAAACAAAAGGTGACTGTTCAATTTGTATTTTAGATGTTGATCACTTTAAGCAAATTAACGATACACACGGCCATTTGGCAGGTGATAAAGTATTAAAACAGCTCGCAAATCTACTAAAGAGTTTAACCCGTGAAGAAGATATTTTATCAAGAAACGGTGGAGAAGAATTTTCAATTATTCTACCCAATTGTAATTATGAAAAAGCAAAGGAAATTGCAGAACGAATTCGCAAAAAAGTAGAAGAGCAACCATTTTATCTTTCTGAGAACAAACAAATAAATCTTACTGTTTCTGTAGGTATTGCTGCTTATTATGATGACTTAGAGAAACCTTACACACTTTTCCAAGAAGCCGACGATGCACTCTATCACGCTAAACAGAATGGGAGAAATATCGTCTGTTCTTCTTCACGATCAATAACACAACAGAATTTAAACTTTAATAATTAAAATAACCCCTAGTGAAGGCTAGGGGTTATTTTCGAAACAGGAATTTGAAACTCATATTTCCTTTGTATTTGAATTAGTCTAAACGATAAACCTATTCCCGCTGCAAGCAATCCTGCTGTTAAGCCGATCCAGTATCCAGGAGCACCTAAATTCGTAAAATTAGCCAAATAATAACCTAGTGGTAAGCAAATTAGCCAATAGGCTATAAGTGTCATTACGAAAGCTACATTTACATCCTTATAGCCTCTGAGGGCTGCAAGAGCAGTTGCTTGGATAGCATCTGCCAATTGGAAAAATAAAGCATATATCAAAAAGTGAGCAGTTAACACAATAACTTCCGGGTCATTCGAATAAAGGCCCGCAACATCATATCTAAACAGGACAACTAACAATCCCGTTACTAATGCAATTATCATAGATAAACCTATGCCAAGCCAACTATAAACCTTTGCATCTTTATATCGTTTTGCCCCAACTTCAAATCCAACTAAAACTGTTAAGGCCATTGAAATACTTACTGGTATCATATAAAGGAAGGAAACTACATTTAAAGCAGTTTGATAGGCAGCAATTGTTGTAATCGCAAATTTGCTTATCAATATTGTGACTACAGCAAACATGCTTGTTTCAAAAAAAGTTGATAAGCCCATCGGTACTCCTATTCTTAGGATTTCTTTACTCTCTTCAAGTGATATAGATTTATAGTTTGTAAATACAGAGTAGGTTGAAAAAGGCGTTTTCGTTTTAATAATAAATGCTGTAAGCCCTGCAATTACCCAATATGTCAAAGAAGTAGCAAATCCCGCTCCAGCTCCACCAAGTTCAGGAAATCCCCAGTGTCCATAAATTAATACATAGTTTAAAAAGAAGTTCACTGGTAGAGAGCTTAACAAGATAATCATCACAATTCTTGTGATCCCTAAAGCATAGATAAATGATCGTAATACATTAAAAACAAACAAAGGGATAATTCCAAAACTTAATCCAAATAAATAATCATGAGCTGTTTTGTGGACACTAGGAGCTAAATTCATAGCGTCTAAAATAGGATTTAGGATAATAGCACCAACAAAAATAACGATTATTCCGATGATAAAAGCTAGATTAATGCCATTTACTACTACACTAGTTACTTCTTTATCTCTCTTCTCACCAAAACGCTGGGCAGCTATAGGTGATACTGCAAGTAAGATTCCACTTAATCCTGTGAAAATTGGATTCCAAATAGAAGAACCAATGGCTACTCCAGCCAAATCAGCTGGGTTGTATTTACCTGACATTATTGTGTTAAAAAACACCATAGAAAACATACCAAGTTGTGTAATCAGTATAGGAATTAACATTATGAAAATTAGTTTTATTTTTTCTTTCAAATTATGTGTTTGATACATGAGGTTATCTCCTATTTTTCATGTTAAAGATACTCAATTCTATAACAAAAACTCTCCTGTGACTACTAGGAGAGTTTTAACATATGCCTCTTTATTTAGTTTCGCCTGTCCACTCAAGCATGCCGCCAACCAGATTACGAACTTTGAAGCCTTGTTCGTTTAGATAGTAGCATACATTTTCACTACGGCGACCTGAACGGCAAATAAATATATATTCTTTATCTTTGGTGAAGTAATCAAGATTTGCTGGAATATCTCCCATTTTAATGTGCTTAGCACCTGGTACCATTCCTTCTGCAACTTCTTCATCTTCACGTACATCGACTAATTCTAACTTCTCGCCTTGTTCAAGCTTTTGCATAAGTTCTTCAGTAGTAATAATTTCAATTTCAGACATTAAAATCCATTCCTTTCCTTCAACTAGTGATATTATAGCAAAATGAAAATAAAAACGCACAGGTTCAAAAATGAACCTAGTGCGTTTCTTCTAGTTAGCTACGATGTTAACTAATTTACCTGGTACGGCGATTACTTTTCGAATCGTTTTACCTTCGATTTGCTCTTTCACCAATTCATCAGCCATTGCAATCTCTTCTAACTTTTCACGTGTTGCATCAGTAGGTACGTTTAGCTTCGCTTTAACTTTACCATTCACTTGAATGACTATTTCAATTTCATCTTCCACTAACTTTGCTTCATCAAAAGCTGGCCATGCCTCATAAGAGACTGTATTTGTATAACCAAGTTTCTCCCATAACTCTTCTGCAAGATGTGGAGCAACTGGAGAAAGTAATTTTACAAAGCCTTCAATATAATTTTTAGGTAAAGTTGTCGCTTTATAGGCTTCATTAATGAAGACCATTAGTTGGGAAATAGCCGTATTGAAACGTAATCCCTCATAATCTTCAGTTACCTTTTTAACCGTCTGGTGATACACACGCTCTAAAGCATGACCTTGGTCATCACCAGAAATCTTCTCAGTCATTTGGCCGTTTTCTTCTACCAACAAGCGCCATACACGATCTAAGAATCTACGTGAGCCGTCCAAGCCTTTTTCAGACCAAGCAATTGAAGCATCTAATGGCCCCATGAACATTTCGTATAAGCGTAATGTGTCAGCACCATGGCTAATAATAATATCATCCGGATTTACAACATTTCCTTTTGATTTACTCATTTTTTCATTATTTTCTCCAAGGATCATACCTTGATTAAATAACTTTTGGAATGGCTCCTTCGTTGAAACGACTCCAATATCATATAATACTTTGTGCCAGAAGCGAGCATATAATAAATGAAGAACTGCATGCTCTGCTCCTCCAATATAGATATCAACTGGTAACCAGCGCTTTAATTTTTCTGGGTCTGCTAGTTGTTCACTGTTGGTTGGATCAATATAGCGTAAGTAGTACCAGCAACTACCTGCCCATTGAGGCATCGTATTTGTTTCACGACGTCCCTTTTTACCAGTTGCTTCATCTACAACATTTACCCAATCAGAGATATTCGCAAGAGGAGATTCTCCAGTTCCAGATGGGCGAATTTCTGTTGTTTTAGGTAAAGTTAATGGAAGTTGGTCTTCAGGTACCGCAGTCATTGTGCCATCTTCCCAATGTATGATTGGAATAGGCTCTCCCCAATAACGTTGACGGCTGAATAACCAGTCACGTAAACGATACGTAACCTTTTTCTCACCTTTTCCATTCTCCTCTAACCAAGAAATCATCTTTGTAATCGCTTCTTCTTTTCCTAAGCCATTTACGAATTCAGAGTTAACGTGCTCGCCTTCGTTTGTGTAAGCTTCTTTCGTAACATCTCCACCAGCAACAACTTCTTTTATTTGTAGGTCGAACTTCATTGCAAATTCATGATCACGCTCATCATGTCCTGGAACTGCCATAATAGCACCTGTTCCGTAAGTTGCTAACACATAATCAGCAATCCAAATTGGCATCTTTTCACCATTCACAGGGTTAATTGCGTACGCCCCAGTGAATACACCAGTTTTATCTTTTGCTAAGTCTGTTCTTTCTAGGTCACTCTTCATTTTTACTTTATCTAAATAGGATTCTACAGCTTCCTTTTGCTCAGCCGTCGTTATTTTACTAACAAAAGCATGCTCCGGTGCTAAAACAGCATACGTCGCTCCAAATAAAGTGTCTGGTCTAGTCGTGAATACAGTGAAAGTTTCATCATGACCATCAATTTCAAACGTTACATGTGCACCCTCGGAACGACCAATCCAGTTACGTTGCATTTCTTTTAAGCTTTCAGGCCAATCTAATTCTTCTAAGTCTTCTAATAAACGATCACCATATTCTGTAATTTTAAGCATCCACTGCTTCATTGGACGTCGCTCAACAGGATGGCCTCCTCGCTCACTTTTTCCATCAATCACTTCTTCGTTCGCTAACACTGTTCCTAATGCAGGACACCAGTTAACTGCAACTTCA
This window contains:
- a CDS encoding COX15/CtaA family protein, giving the protein MLFITIKRVVLLSIIVTYILIVFGGYVASSESGMGCGPEWPLCNGEVIPELKGDTLIEFAHRVIGLFLVLIAVILYRLIRKLNTDRLRAAGNWMIGILTFQVLAGAVVVILDLPTIVVTTHLLTAMLFMFSLLWIYRINQRSGTFENITHQKTMIHSLNLVLVLVLVTIGLGAYIKHMHYGLACEWFACEDSWLPTTGPQLFQTLHRWVAFITVAYILLLTGYSYWRKWGRVLQSRLFIASFIILIQLLSGVFTVITNISIPWAVIHLALGTVLFMVVADTRVSLGVAITGKKSDFLSNYSGRRINK
- a CDS encoding diguanylate cyclase — protein: MLSDLVINISILMSFTFIWHQLFRHNRLTMNSPLRIKILDGLIAGLLGIILMHYSIQVNNITILDLRHIPVILVAFFGGFIPTLVSVIVISIGRFLIAYNFSSVVSLFMMFTIAFGASFISTRLKLTPWIKWMLLLVYSQTIFSLALYIVVDDFNEVLDYAFYHVISTMVGGTLIYHFVNYIRLNSELYIKYKESSQRDSLTGLFNVRSFDYYYNSILTKTMETKGDCSICILDVDHFKQINDTHGHLAGDKVLKQLANLLKSLTREEDILSRNGGEEFSIILPNCNYEKAKEIAERIRKKVEEQPFYLSENKQINLTVSVGIAAYYDDLEKPYTLFQEADDALYHAKQNGRNIVCSSSRSITQQNLNFNN
- a CDS encoding MATE family efflux transporter; this encodes MYQTHNLKEKIKLIFIMLIPILITQLGMFSMVFFNTIMSGKYNPADLAGVAIGSSIWNPIFTGLSGILLAVSPIAAQRFGEKRDKEVTSVVVNGINLAFIIGIIVIFVGAIILNPILDAMNLAPSVHKTAHDYLFGLSFGIIPLFVFNVLRSFIYALGITRIVMIILLSSLPVNFFLNYVLIYGHWGFPELGGAGAGFATSLTYWVIAGLTAFIIKTKTPFSTYSVFTNYKSISLEESKEILRIGVPMGLSTFFETSMFAVVTILISKFAITTIAAYQTALNVVSFLYMIPVSISMALTVLVGFEVGAKRYKDAKVYSWLGIGLSMIIALVTGLLVVLFRYDVAGLYSNDPEVIVLTAHFLIYALFFQLADAIQATALAALRGYKDVNVAFVMTLIAYWLICLPLGYYLANFTNLGAPGYWIGLTAGLLAAGIGLSFRLIQIQRKYEFQIPVSKITPSLH
- a CDS encoding rhodanese-like domain-containing protein, encoding MSEIEIITTEELMQKLEQGEKLELVDVREDEEVAEGMVPGAKHIKMGDIPANLDYFTKDKEYIFICRSGRRSENVCYYLNEQGFKVRNLVGGMLEWTGETK
- a CDS encoding leucine--tRNA ligase; this encodes MSFNHREIEKKWQTHWESNKTFKTNEEVEKRKFYALDMFPYPSGAGLHVGHPEGYTATDILSRMKRMQGYNVLHPMGWDAFGLPAEQYALDTGNDPAEFTEQNINTFRRQIKELGFSYDWDREVNTTDPEYYKWTQWIFIKLYEKGLAYIDEVAVNWCPALGTVLANEEVIDGKSERGGHPVERRPMKQWMLKITEYGDRLLEDLEELDWPESLKEMQRNWIGRSEGAHVTFEIDGHDETFTVFTTRPDTLFGATYAVLAPEHAFVSKITTAEQKEAVESYLDKVKMKSDLERTDLAKDKTGVFTGAYAINPVNGEKMPIWIADYVLATYGTGAIMAVPGHDERDHEFAMKFDLQIKEVVAGGDVTKEAYTNEGEHVNSEFVNGLGKEEAITKMISWLEENGKGEKKVTYRLRDWLFSRQRYWGEPIPIIHWEDGTMTAVPEDQLPLTLPKTTEIRPSGTGESPLANISDWVNVVDEATGKKGRRETNTMPQWAGSCWYYLRYIDPTNSEQLADPEKLKRWLPVDIYIGGAEHAVLHLLYARFWHKVLYDIGVVSTKEPFQKLFNQGMILGENNEKMSKSKGNVVNPDDIIISHGADTLRLYEMFMGPLDASIAWSEKGLDGSRRFLDRVWRLLVEENGQMTEKISGDDQGHALERVYHQTVKKVTEDYEGLRFNTAISQLMVFINEAYKATTLPKNYIEGFVKLLSPVAPHLAEELWEKLGYTNTVSYEAWPAFDEAKLVEDEIEIVIQVNGKVKAKLNVPTDATREKLEEIAMADELVKEQIEGKTIRKVIAVPGKLVNIVAN